In Gemmatimonas aurantiaca, one DNA window encodes the following:
- a CDS encoding TlpA disulfide reductase family protein gives MAFDPAFERQLETSLEAMRRMEPEPDPGLRERILVSRASGLRTMPTLLVAIDAGPGVMSEDEDTPVRHAVSRGWPRWVGGAAATGVALFALLRPPQPVEAGVISGTLHLSSTTPRPGQSVTVQYISAGLLGKPPSLQLRARIRVQDAEEYETGIPVVALATLQREKDATYVGRFTLPDSVVYAALAVEDIAGRVVDDFGGRAWEVMQAGEGGAPTWAALRQRAADMMGRSWEEGLATVRRMVRLYPDSVSSWSLLQSYEGWMSLDTDSTRRVHREKGREFDARYRAQRVLPEELPGVMFWYTARGDSTLGEYWRTRLLAEAPRSELGAQERLIVTLRALWKSADTAAALSALETQWADVPPKRHAQVAGAALELVPRIESAAPTFERWTERLRMAQPRVGSERLINERLIAVRALEYRRTRQAGLDRLRELARRWYADSALTRRLWEDRASYLRRAAAAPREPLLALGKALAADGQLVAARDTLRLAAEAGWNTTAFRAYAQVLQQLGDVSGARRQWARVAADPGTSPVVVDSLTRRLSAEVGDSAWRVLLHEARGILGTTVMKDAQLRHIEDLTLTRIDGATTRLSEQQGAVGTVVVFWSKDCGPAIEALPVLQQAGARFKDFGFRVITVAEQATRDVQLDRQIADHRFTLPVYLDRDGRVNKAFNNWGTPQIFLLDRHSRLVFRATSDVDRALLQAYAMSTVQRPLAN, from the coding sequence TCTGCGCACCATGCCGACACTGCTGGTCGCCATCGACGCCGGACCGGGCGTGATGTCCGAGGACGAGGATACACCTGTGCGACATGCCGTGTCGCGTGGGTGGCCCCGTTGGGTCGGCGGCGCCGCGGCCACGGGTGTGGCGCTCTTCGCGCTGCTTCGACCACCGCAGCCGGTGGAAGCCGGTGTCATCTCCGGTACACTGCATCTGTCGTCCACGACGCCCCGGCCAGGACAATCGGTCACGGTGCAGTACATCTCGGCCGGACTGCTGGGAAAGCCACCGTCGTTGCAACTCCGGGCGCGTATCCGCGTGCAGGACGCCGAGGAGTACGAGACCGGCATTCCCGTGGTGGCGCTGGCCACCCTGCAGCGCGAAAAAGACGCGACCTATGTGGGGCGGTTCACATTGCCGGACAGTGTGGTGTACGCTGCACTGGCAGTGGAAGACATCGCTGGCCGTGTGGTGGATGATTTTGGCGGTCGGGCCTGGGAAGTGATGCAGGCCGGTGAAGGCGGTGCGCCGACATGGGCGGCACTGAGGCAGCGGGCCGCCGACATGATGGGGCGCAGTTGGGAGGAAGGACTCGCCACGGTGCGCCGGATGGTGCGCCTGTACCCCGACTCGGTGTCCTCGTGGAGTCTGCTGCAGAGCTACGAAGGCTGGATGTCCCTCGATACCGACAGTACCCGCCGAGTGCATCGGGAGAAAGGGAGGGAGTTCGATGCGCGCTATCGGGCGCAACGCGTGCTTCCGGAGGAGTTGCCGGGGGTGATGTTCTGGTACACCGCCCGAGGGGATTCCACTCTCGGCGAGTACTGGCGTACACGACTCCTCGCCGAGGCGCCACGCTCGGAGCTTGGGGCGCAGGAGCGTCTTATCGTGACACTGCGTGCGTTGTGGAAATCGGCCGATACGGCGGCGGCATTGTCCGCGCTCGAAACGCAATGGGCCGACGTCCCGCCGAAGCGTCATGCGCAGGTGGCAGGTGCGGCACTCGAGCTGGTGCCGCGTATCGAATCGGCCGCGCCCACATTCGAACGATGGACGGAACGGTTGCGAATGGCCCAGCCTCGCGTCGGCTCCGAACGCCTCATCAACGAACGCCTCATTGCGGTTCGGGCACTCGAGTATCGCCGTACCCGTCAGGCTGGTCTCGATCGGCTGCGCGAATTGGCGCGCCGTTGGTATGCGGATTCTGCGCTCACCCGTCGACTCTGGGAGGACCGCGCGTCGTATCTGCGTCGCGCGGCGGCGGCTCCGCGCGAGCCTCTGCTCGCCCTGGGCAAGGCACTGGCGGCCGATGGTCAGCTCGTGGCCGCACGCGACACGTTGCGACTTGCCGCAGAGGCGGGATGGAACACCACCGCCTTCCGCGCATATGCGCAGGTGCTGCAGCAGCTCGGCGACGTGTCAGGCGCCAGACGACAGTGGGCCCGGGTGGCGGCCGATCCAGGTACATCACCGGTCGTCGTCGATTCACTCACCCGTCGCCTGAGCGCGGAAGTCGGTGATTCGGCCTGGCGTGTGCTGTTGCACGAGGCGCGTGGCATCCTGGGCACGACGGTCATGAAAGATGCGCAACTGCGCCACATCGAAGACCTCACGCTGACCCGCATCGATGGCGCAACGACCCGCCTGTCGGAGCAGCAGGGTGCGGTGGGAACCGTCGTCGTGTTCTGGTCGAAAGACTGCGGTCCAGCCATTGAAGCGCTGCCGGTGTTGCAGCAGGCAGGTGCACGTTTCAAAGACTTCGGTTTCCGCGTGATCACGGTGGCCGAACAGGCGACACGCGATGTCCAGCTCGATCGGCAGATTGCCGATCATCGGTTCACGCTGCCGGTGTATCTCGACCGGGATGGTCGCGTCAACAAGGCCTTCAACAACTGGGGCACGCCGCAGATCTTTCTTCTCGATCGTCACAGCCGTCTGGTCTTTCGGGCCACCAGTGACGTCGATCGGGCGCTGCTACAGGCCTATGCCATGTCCACCGTCCAGC